Genomic window (Caldinitratiruptor microaerophilus):
CCAGCGCGAGTGAGAAGTTCTTGACCGCTTGCAGGCCGCCGAAGTGGCGGGACACCCCGCGAAGCTCAAGCAGCGGCATGGGAGCTCCCTCCCTTCGCCGGCTCCCGGCGGGGTACGAGCACGAGCTCCCGCCCGCCCAGGAGGCCCTGGGGCCGGAGGATCATGAGGACGATCAGCACGAGCGCGTAGATGACGCCCCGCCAGTCGAGGAAGTCCTGGGGCAGCACGTTGCGGAGCCACTCGAGGAGGAAGACCCAGCCGATGGCGGTCACGACGGTCCCCGTCAGGCTGCCGAGGCCGCCCAGCACCACGATCAGGAGGACGTCGAGGGACTTGAGGAAGTCGAAGCTCGTCGGGTGCAGGAACGGGTACCGGTGCGCGTAGAGGCCGCCGGCGAGCCCGGCCAGGCCGGCGCCCAGCACGAACATGAGGGTCTTGTACCGGGTCGTGTCGATGCCCATGATGTCCGCCGCGATCTCGTCCTCGCGGACGGCGATGGCCGCCCGCCCCGGGCTCGAGTGCACGAGGTTCCGGGCCAGGACGATGGTCGCCACGGCCGCCCAGTAGATCCAGCCGAAGGTGGTGACCTGCGGGATGCCGAGCATGCCGCGGGGCCCGCCCATCGCCGGCAGGAACTTGTCGGTGTTGTCCATGACCACCTTCACGATGATCCCGAAGCCCAGCGTGGCGATCCCCAGGTAGTCCGAGCGCAGGCGGAGGATCGGCAGGCCGATCAGGAAGGCCACGGCCGCGGCGAACGCGGCGCCGGCGGCGAGCGCCAGCACGTAGAGCGGCAGGCTCCCGCCGAGGGTCTTGGTGACGTAGCCCGCCACGTAGGCCCCGATGCCGTAGAAGGCCGCGTGGCCCAGGGAGAACTGGCCGGTGAACCCGTAGATGAGGCTGAGGCCCACGGCCGAGATCGTGATGATGAGCGAGAGGTCCATGACCTGGCTCCAGTACTCGTCGATGGCGCCTGCCTGCCGCAGGGTCGTCAGCGCCACGTAGATCGCCACGAGAACCACGGCCACGAGGACCGACCGGGTCCGCTCCGACACCGTCCCCACCCCCTATCAGACCTTCTCCGGGCCGGCCTTGCCCAGCAGGCCCGCCGGCCGGACAAGGAGCACCAGGATGAGGATGCTGAACGCGACCGCGTCGCGGTAGTCCGAGGTCACGTAGCCGACCGTGAACACCTCGGCCATGCCCATGATCAGCGCTCCCAGCACGGCCCCGGGGATGTTGCCGATCCCGCCCAGCACGGCCGCGGTGAACGCCTTCAGGCCCGGCATGATGCCCATGAAGGGGTAGATCTGCGGGTAGGCCATGACGTAGAGGATCCCGGCCGCCGCCGCCAGCGCCGACCCGATCGCGAAGGTGAAGCTGATCACCCGGTCCACGTCGATGCCCATGAGCCGGGCCGCGTCCATGTCGAAGGAGACGGCCCGCATCGCCTTGCCGATCTTGGTCCGGTAGACCACGAACTGCAGGAGCAGGAGCAGGGCGATCACCGTGAGGAGGACGATGACCTGGATGTTCGAGATCCCGAGCGGGCCCAGCTGCCAGCGCACGTCCTTGAAGGGGCGGTCCACGACGCGGTAGTTCGGCCCGAACACGAACCGGAGACTGGAGAAGTATTCGAGAAACAACGAAACCCCGATCGCCGTGATCAGGGCCGCGATCCGGGGCGCGTTGCGTACCCGCAGGGGCCGGTAGGCGAGCCGCTCGATGGTCACCCCGAGCACGGCGGCGCCGGCCATGGCGACCACGACGGCGACGGGGAACGGCAATTTCCACACGGTGTAGCCCAGGACGCCGAGGTAGGCGCCCACCATGAAGACGTCACCGTGCGCAAAGTTGATGAGCTTGATGATGCCGTACACCATGGTGTAGCCGAGCGCGATGAGTGCGTAGACCAGCCCGAGCTGGAGACCGTTCAACAGCTGCTCGAGGAACACTCCGGGTCATCCCCCCGATCGGACGTGAACCCGGCAAGGGCCCGCCCGTTCTTCCCGGCGGGCGGGCCCTTGCAAGGTGCTCCGGGCTGCGGTGGCTACGGGTTGACCGTTGCGATGTACTTCTGCGTCTTGTCCGGCTGGACCTGCAGGATGACGGCCGGCTTGATCGGGTTCCCGTTCTGGTCGAACGTGACCTTGCCGCTCACCGTGCCGAAGTCCTTCAGGCCCTGGATGGCCTCGCGGATCTTCTCCGTGTCGTCCGAGTTGGCCCGCCGGATGCCTTCCAGCAGGATGTTCGTGGCGTCATACGCCAGGGCTGCCAGGGCGTCCGGCTTCGAGCCGTACTTCCCCTGGTAGTCCTTCACGAACTTCTGGACCTCTTCCCGCGGATCGTCGGAGGAGTAGTGGTTCGTGAAGTAGCCGCCGGCCAGGGCCTGGTAGTCCAGTTCGGCGGAGTCCCAGCCGTCGCCGCCCATCATCGGCACGTTCAGGCCCTTCTCCTTGGCCTGCTTCCCGATGAGGCTGACCTTCTGGTAGTAGTCCGGCAGGTACAGCATCTCGGGCTTGGCCTGCGCGACCTTGGTCAGGATGGCGGAGAAGTCCGTGTCCTTCTCGGTGTAGGTCTCCTCGGCCACGACCTTGCCGCCGCCCTTCTCGAAGGCCTCCTTGAAGAACTGGGCCAGCCCGACCGTGTAGTCATTGCCCTTGTCGTAGATGATCGCCGCGGTCTTGACCTTCAGGTTGTCGAGCGCGAACCGGGCGCCGACGGTGCCCTGGAACGGGTCGATGAAGCAGGCCCGGAACGCGAAGGGCTTGCGCTTGCCG
Coding sequences:
- a CDS encoding branched-chain amino acid ABC transporter permease, with translation MSERTRSVLVAVVLVAIYVALTTLRQAGAIDEYWSQVMDLSLIITISAVGLSLIYGFTGQFSLGHAAFYGIGAYVAGYVTKTLGGSLPLYVLALAAGAAFAAAVAFLIGLPILRLRSDYLGIATLGFGIIVKVVMDNTDKFLPAMGGPRGMLGIPQVTTFGWIYWAAVATIVLARNLVHSSPGRAAIAVREDEIAADIMGIDTTRYKTLMFVLGAGLAGLAGGLYAHRYPFLHPTSFDFLKSLDVLLIVVLGGLGSLTGTVVTAIGWVFLLEWLRNVLPQDFLDWRGVIYALVLIVLMILRPQGLLGGRELVLVPRREPAKGGSSHAAA
- a CDS encoding branched-chain amino acid ABC transporter permease, whose translation is MFLEQLLNGLQLGLVYALIALGYTMVYGIIKLINFAHGDVFMVGAYLGVLGYTVWKLPFPVAVVVAMAGAAVLGVTIERLAYRPLRVRNAPRIAALITAIGVSLFLEYFSSLRFVFGPNYRVVDRPFKDVRWQLGPLGISNIQVIVLLTVIALLLLLQFVVYRTKIGKAMRAVSFDMDAARLMGIDVDRVISFTFAIGSALAAAAGILYVMAYPQIYPFMGIMPGLKAFTAAVLGGIGNIPGAVLGALIMGMAEVFTVGYVTSDYRDAVAFSILILVLLVRPAGLLGKAGPEKV
- a CDS encoding ABC transporter substrate-binding protein → MKRWVALLAVVAMGVLAGCGGQSQKPAASSQPASGSQQQPAAQGGGEKVIKIGLIAPLTGDVKTFGESTKNGFLLALEQAGFKAGDYKIEYTIADDRNDATEGVNIATKMITQDKVKAIVGSVTSKVTIPVSEIANQNKVVLVTGTATNPKVTVGEDGKRKPFAFRACFIDPFQGTVGARFALDNLKVKTAAIIYDKGNDYTVGLAQFFKEAFEKGGGKVVAEETYTEKDTDFSAILTKVAQAKPEMLYLPDYYQKVSLIGKQAKEKGLNVPMMGGDGWDSAELDYQALAGGYFTNHYSSDDPREEVQKFVKDYQGKYGSKPDALAALAYDATNILLEGIRRANSDDTEKIREAIQGLKDFGTVSGKVTFDQNGNPIKPAVILQVQPDKTQKYIATVNP